CCGCTGGACCTCGGCGACGACGCCACCGCCGCCGCCGTGCACCGGATCGGCCGGGCCGCCTACACCGTGGAAGTGGAACTGATCGGCTTCGACGGCATACCGGCGCTGCGCGAGAGCCTGGCGGAGCTGCGGGTCCAGCCACTGAACTGGCTCGGCGCGGTGTCGGCGGCCGGTGAGGTCGCCGGTTTCCTCGCCTGGAAGGCGCAGGACGCACCGCAAGCGGAGGACGGGCGCGGGGCGGTCTCCATCGACCGGCTCTGCGTCGATCCGGCCTGGTTCCGCCGCGGGATCGGCTCGCTGCTGCTGCGCCACCTGCTCCGGGAGGTGGACCCCGGCCGCGCGGTCGAGGTCACCACGGGAGCCGCGAACGCGCCCGCCGTCACCCTCTACGAGCGCCTGGGCTTCGTCCGGGGCGCGGACTTCTCCCCCGTCCCCGGACTGGTGATGGCCTCCTTCACCCGTCGTTGAGGTCCCGGTCCCCTTCCGCATCGCCGAAGGGGGGCAGGTCGTCCGAGGCCGGGAAGTCCGCGTACAGGGACTTCATCAGCCGGTCCCGCTCGACCTCGTCGAGCGGGACCGGGGTGATGTCCGCCGCGTCGGTCAGCCGCCGGAAGCCGCCGCGCCGCTGGAGCCGGCCGCTGAGCCGGACCGGCAGCCCGGCGAGGTGGGCGTGGCCCGCCACCCGGTACGCCTCCTCGTCGAGCACGGCCCGGACGTACGGGACCTCCGCGCCCGACAGGACGCGCAGCCGGACCGTGCCCCCGCCGCCCGGCTCCGAGCGCCGCATCCGCACCACCGCCCCGGCGATCCGCACCGGTACGGCGGGCTCGTCCCGGGTGTAGCGGGCCGCCGCCTCGCGCAGCACCGGCAGGTCGCCCGGGGAGAACTCCACCGGCTCCGGGCGGGCCGCGCAGCCCGCCGGGACCCCGGCGGCGGGCGCCCAGGCCAGCGCGATGCGGGCGCCCCCCGAGCCCCGCACCAGGGCGATCAGCGCGTCCGCCAGTTCCCGGCTGACCCCGGCCTCGACGGCGGCGTCGAACGCTTCCATGCCCCCGGTGGCCCGCCGGTAGTCCACGGCCTCGCGGGCCGCGTGCAGCGCGTGGTGGAGGCGGGTCACCGGCCCCCGGCCCCCGTCGACGGGTACGTACGCGGTGAGCCTGCGGCCGCCGGGCGCGGGTCCCACCAGCACCCCGTCCAGGGCCCGTTCGGCCTGCCGCCGGTGCCGGGCGCCGTGGTACCCGGCGCGGGCCCGGTCGGCCAGGGCACCGGCCAGCAGCAGCTGGCGGGCCGCGGTGCGCAGCTGCTCCTGCGCCGACCACGAGGCCTCGCCCCCGGGCCCGTACAGCCCCTCGGCCTCGGGGATCTCGCGGGTCCAGCGGACCTCGTCGCTGGGCACGCTCAGCCCGTAGAGCACCTCGCGCGCCGAGGACAGCCCGCAGCGCGAGAGGGCGGTGAGGGCCTCCTCGACCAGGTCGGCGCAGTCGGGGAAGGCCCGGTCCTCGGGGACGAGCAGGCTGGCCGCGGCCGACCCGGGCGGGGTCCAGCGGCCGTACCGCCCGGCGGGCCCGCCGCGGCGCAGCCAGCCGTGCCTGCGCAGCAGCGCGCCGAGCACGGCGGGGTCCACCTGCGCGGGGTCGGGCGTCTGCGCCCGGTCGAGGTCGACGACGTCCGGCGACGGCGCCGGTTCCAGGTTCGGCCAGTTCATCAAGGCGTCCCTCCCGACCCGACCCGGGTCATGATCTCGCACAGCGCCCGGTCGTCGAAGATCCGCGCGGTCGGTATCCGTACGGTGGTCCGGCGCCGCCCGGTCACGGGGTGGCCGGCCAGGTTGGTCCAGTAGCAGCAGTGCCGCAGGTCGAGCCGGTCGTGCCCGGCGCTCAGCCACTGCGCGCGGTCCCGCGGTACGAGCATCACCACGAGGATCTTGGGCACCGCGGCCGGTGTCCGGGCGAGCTTGACCAGGTGCTCGTTGTCGAGGGTGAAGGAAAAGGTGGGTCCCGGCGGGTTCGGCGGGGTCTGGTAGGTGGCCTTCAACTGCACCTTGACGGTGACCTCGTCGTCGATGACGTGGTCGGGCGAGCCGTGGCTGACGTGCCAGTCGATGCCGTTGTCCGGAAAGGGCTGGGAGAGGGAGCAGCCGGCCGCGGCCGCGACGGCGTGCAGGTAGCCCACCTGGAGGGTCTCCATGCAGGCGGTGGTGGCGAGTGTGCCGCGCAGCGGTCCGGTCACGGTTCCCGGTTCGGTCCGCCCGCGCAGCGCCCCACCCGGTTCGGGATGCGCGAGCGCCATGGCTCCCCATGCCTTTCGGGCTCTGCGTGAGGCGTTGTGCTCATGAGGGCGGGGGTACCGCGCCGCGACAGCGGTGACATGGCGGTGACGATCGCTCACCCGTGCGGTCCCCCAAGGAAGTTGTCTCCGCACCCGGCACCCCGCAAACGGCGTACACGGCAAACAGCACGGGTATCACCGATGCGGGCAGGGGTCGCGCGCCACAGGCGTCGGCGCCCATCTGCCGATCGGGGACGAGGAGTTCGCCATGACGCGCTGGTACGAGGGCCCGCTGGCCGCATTTGACACCGAGACCACCGGGGTGGACGTCGAGCGGGACCGGATCGTGTCCGCCGCGCTCGTCGTGCAGGAGTGTGCGGGCGGCCGGGCCCGTTCCACCCGGTGGCTGGTCAACCCGGGGATTCCGGTACCCCCCGGCGCCACGGAAGTGCACGGACTGACCGATGACCACCTCCAGCGCAACGGACGCTGGCCGGCGCCGGTCGTGGACGAGATAGCGCAGGCGCTGTCGGAGCAGCAGGCCGCGGGCCGGCCGGTGGTGGTGATGAACGCGCCGTTCGACCTGACCCTGCTGGACCGGGAGTTGCGCCGCCACCGGGCGTCGCCGCTGAGCCGCTACCTGGACGACCGGCCGCTGACCGTGCTGGATCCGCGGGTGCTGGACAAGCATCTGGACCGCTACCGCAAGGGCCGCCGGACGCTGACGGACCTGTGCGCGCACTACGGGATAGAGCTGGAGACGGCGCACGACGCGGCGGCGGACGCGATGGCCTCCCTGGAGCTGGTCCGCGCGGTGGGCCGCCGGTTCGCGGGGCGGCTGGAGCGGCTGTCCCCGGCCGAGCTGCACACCTTGCAGGCGGTGTGGCACGCGGCACAGGCGCGCGGGCTGCAGGCCTGGTTCGCGCGCAACGGCACCCCGGAGCCGGTGGATCCGCACTGGCCGCTGCGCCCGGAGATTTCCGCCGCCGCGTGACCCGGGCCCGCGCGCGGGCCCCGACATGCGGAAGGCCGGTCCGTCTTTCGACGGACCGGCCTGTCCCGGTGGGCGATACTGGGATCGAACCAGTGACCCCTTCGGTGTGAACGAAGTGCTCTCCCGCTGAGCTAATCGCCCGGGAACGGATCGAACAATACAGGCCCGGGGGCCGTGCGTTCAAACCGCCTCCGGCCGGCCCGCCAGATGGGCGGCCAGACCGCGCCGACCGGCCCGCATCATCAGCGCGTGGTTGAGGCGGAAGAACGGCCGCCCGGGCACCGCGAGCCGCCGCATCAGGGCCCGGCGCACCTCGACCTCCTGCTCGTACACGGCCCGCGTGCCGCGCCCGCGCGGGCGTACGGTCCAGCGCGCCCACCCTTCGAGGTCGCCGTGCAGGGCCACCTCCAGGACTCCCCCGGCCGGGTCGCGCAGCAGCTCGGTGGCGGTGACCTTGATCTCGTAGGGCAGGAACGAGCGGAAGTACCCGGCGCCGGTGCGCGGCCCGAGCGACTCGACGGCCCGGACCTGCGGCCACCAGCGCGGGTACTCCTCGGCCTGTTCGAGCACGGCGTACACCCGCGCGGGCGGGGCCGCGAGGTCCCACACGCTGCGGAAGCGGTAGTGGCTCCAGTCCATGCGTCCAGTGTGAACTGCCGGGGCCCGCGCGGGTACTCACTCGGGGAATGAGCACGGGCGTGAGCACACCTCTGAGTACGCGCACCCATGTTCCCGGGGCGTGAGCGGCGCCACACTGCGCGGTATGGAGAATCCGCTGACGCCCGCCACGGAGCTGGCGCTCATCGACCGGGAGCTGGCCCACCTCGACGCGCGGCGGCTGCAGTTGCTCGGCCGCCGGGAGTGGCTGGTGCGGCTGCTGAGCGCGCCGGTGGCGCCGGCCGCGGGGGTCTGGGGGCCCGGGCCGTCCTGGACGCCCCCGCCGCCCGCTCCGGTCGCGCGGGAAGCCTCGGCGCCCGGTGCGCAGAACGTGCTGCTGGTGCTGGGCGCGGTGCTGCTCGCGGTGGCCGCGCTCGCCTTCACGCTGGTCAGCTGGGGGTCCCTGGGGATCGGCGGGCGGGCGGTGGTGCTGGCCGTGCTGACCGGGACGGCGCTGGCGGTGCCCGCGGCCCTGCTGCGCCGGGGGCTGGCCTCGACCGCGGAGTCGGTGGCGGCGGTGGGGCTGCTGCTGACCGTGCTGGACGTCTACGCGCTGCACGAGGTGGCCTTCGGGGACGTCCCGCGCGCCTGGTACGCGGCGGGCGCGTCCGCCGCACTGGCCGCGCTGTGGGCGGGGTACGGGATGACCCTGCGGAAGCTGTGGCTGCCGCTTCCGGGCGCCCTGTTCGCGGCCCAGTGGATCCTGCCCTGCCTCGCCTTCTCCCTGCACGTCGGCCGTACGGCGGGCGGCTGGACCCTGCTGGCGCTGGCGGTGCTGAACGCGGGGTTCGGGCTGTGGGACGGTCCCCCGGCCGCGCTGCGGCCGCGCGTCTGGCCCGCGGTGCGGATCCTGGCCGGGGTGTTCGGCGGCCTGACGGCCATGGGCG
This is a stretch of genomic DNA from Streptomyces sp. NBC_00536. It encodes these proteins:
- a CDS encoding GNAT family N-acetyltransferase → MSDTSLTVRPLDLGDDATAAAVHRIGRAAYTVEVELIGFDGIPALRESLAELRVQPLNWLGAVSAAGEVAGFLAWKAQDAPQAEDGRGAVSIDRLCVDPAWFRRGIGSLLLRHLLREVDPGRAVEVTTGAANAPAVTLYERLGFVRGADFSPVPGLVMASFTRR
- a CDS encoding DUF4365 domain-containing protein, whose amino-acid sequence is MALAHPEPGGALRGRTEPGTVTGPLRGTLATTACMETLQVGYLHAVAAAAGCSLSQPFPDNGIDWHVSHGSPDHVIDDEVTVKVQLKATYQTPPNPPGPTFSFTLDNEHLVKLARTPAAVPKILVVMLVPRDRAQWLSAGHDRLDLRHCCYWTNLAGHPVTGRRRTTVRIPTARIFDDRALCEIMTRVGSGGTP
- a CDS encoding 3'-5' exonuclease, whose amino-acid sequence is MTRWYEGPLAAFDTETTGVDVERDRIVSAALVVQECAGGRARSTRWLVNPGIPVPPGATEVHGLTDDHLQRNGRWPAPVVDEIAQALSEQQAAGRPVVVMNAPFDLTLLDRELRRHRASPLSRYLDDRPLTVLDPRVLDKHLDRYRKGRRTLTDLCAHYGIELETAHDAAADAMASLELVRAVGRRFAGRLERLSPAELHTLQAVWHAAQARGLQAWFARNGTPEPVDPHWPLRPEISAAA
- a CDS encoding SRPBCC family protein produces the protein MDWSHYRFRSVWDLAAPPARVYAVLEQAEEYPRWWPQVRAVESLGPRTGAGYFRSFLPYEIKVTATELLRDPAGGVLEVALHGDLEGWARWTVRPRGRGTRAVYEQEVEVRRALMRRLAVPGRPFFRLNHALMMRAGRRGLAAHLAGRPEAV